One genomic segment of Kordiimonas sp. SCSIO 12603 includes these proteins:
- the ubiG gene encoding bifunctional 2-polyprenyl-6-hydroxyphenol methylase/3-demethylubiquinol 3-O-methyltransferase UbiG, translated as MLNEESNNIAESTAKGATVDPEEVEFFAKIADSWWDPKGPFKPLHILNPARIGFIRQEVEKHFDLEANLVKPFEGLRLLDIGCGGGLLSEPMCRLGADVVAVDASEKNIKTASLHAEQSGLEIDFRNNTAEALAEAGEQFDIIINMEVIEHVADVDIYLSACRKLLKPGGIMLLSTINRTAKAYLFAIVGAEHILRWLPVGAHDWNKFITPKELAAFSEKAGFAPKAPTGFVFNPFMQKWSLSDRDVAVNYAMAVTAA; from the coding sequence ATGCTGAACGAAGAAAGCAATAATATTGCTGAATCAACCGCAAAAGGCGCAACAGTTGATCCTGAAGAGGTAGAGTTTTTTGCAAAAATTGCTGATAGTTGGTGGGATCCAAAAGGCCCTTTCAAACCGCTTCATATCCTGAACCCGGCCCGAATCGGTTTTATCCGTCAGGAAGTGGAAAAACACTTCGATCTTGAAGCGAATCTCGTAAAGCCATTTGAAGGCTTGCGTCTTCTGGATATTGGCTGCGGCGGCGGCTTGCTTTCTGAACCAATGTGCCGTCTGGGTGCAGATGTCGTTGCCGTCGATGCTTCTGAGAAAAACATCAAAACTGCCAGCCTACACGCCGAACAAAGTGGGCTTGAAATTGATTTCCGCAATAACACCGCGGAAGCTTTAGCTGAAGCAGGGGAACAGTTTGATATTATCATCAACATGGAAGTTATAGAGCATGTAGCAGACGTGGATATTTACCTAAGCGCTTGCCGTAAACTTTTAAAACCGGGTGGCATCATGCTTCTCAGCACCATCAACCGGACAGCAAAGGCATATTTATTCGCGATTGTGGGCGCTGAGCATATCCTTCGCTGGTTGCCTGTTGGCGCACACGACTGGAACAAATTCATTACACCAAAGGAACTAGCTGCGTTTTCGGAAAAAGCAGGATTTGCTCCGAAAGCTCCTACTGGTTTTGTCTTTAATCCATTTATGCAGAAATGGAGCCTGTCAGACAGAGATGTGGCAGTAAATTATGCGATGGCAGTTACCGCTGCTTAA
- a CDS encoding nitronate monooxygenase family protein codes for MSDTGAARLNELWKRGTEFLGSEYAILGGAMTWVSERNLVSAISNAGGFGVIACGGMDTDLLAKEIAATRELTDKPFGVNLITLHPDLDNLIAVCREQNVSHVVLAGGLPSGGAISAIKDFGAKLMCFAPTATLAKKLVRSGSDAIVIEGNEAGGHIGPVSTSVLAQEILPVVQNVPVFVAGGIGRGEVIASYLEMGASGVQLGTRFVVAEECVAHENFKKAFISAKARDAVASVQIDEKFPVIPVRALKNEGTEQFMVTQREIVSKFHSGEIAQDDGQMQIEHYWGGALRRAVVDGDVQTGSVMAGQSVGMAKRVEPTQNIINELVEQAQNHLG; via the coding sequence ATGAGTGATACTGGTGCTGCACGCCTGAATGAGCTGTGGAAACGTGGTACAGAGTTTTTAGGTAGCGAGTATGCGATCTTGGGCGGCGCGATGACATGGGTGTCAGAGCGTAATCTGGTTTCTGCTATTTCCAACGCTGGTGGCTTTGGTGTTATCGCTTGCGGTGGTATGGATACAGATCTTCTCGCAAAAGAAATTGCTGCAACACGTGAGCTGACAGACAAACCATTCGGTGTGAACCTGATCACACTTCATCCCGATCTGGATAACCTTATTGCGGTATGCCGCGAACAGAATGTGAGCCACGTTGTACTTGCAGGTGGTTTGCCAAGCGGTGGCGCAATTTCAGCTATTAAAGATTTTGGTGCAAAGCTGATGTGTTTTGCACCAACCGCAACGCTTGCGAAGAAGCTTGTACGTTCTGGCTCTGATGCCATCGTTATTGAAGGTAATGAAGCGGGTGGCCATATTGGCCCTGTTTCTACCAGCGTTCTAGCGCAAGAAATTCTGCCTGTTGTCCAGAATGTACCTGTGTTTGTAGCAGGTGGTATTGGCCGTGGTGAAGTGATTGCTTCCTACCTTGAGATGGGTGCGTCTGGTGTTCAGTTAGGTACTCGCTTTGTGGTGGCTGAAGAGTGTGTGGCACACGAAAACTTCAAGAAAGCCTTTATTTCTGCCAAAGCCCGTGACGCAGTTGCAAGTGTGCAGATTGATGAAAAATTCCCGGTAATCCCGGTACGTGCCCTTAAGAATGAGGGCACAGAACAGTTTATGGTAACTCAGCGGGAAATCGTATCGAAGTTCCATTCTGGTGAAATTGCACAGGATGATGGTCAGATGCAGATTGAGCATTATTGGGGTGGTGCACTTCGCCGCGCTGTGGTTGACGGTGATGTGCAAACTGGTTCAGTAATGGCTGGACAAAGTGTTGGCATGGCAAAACGTGTTGAACCGACACAAAATATTATTAATGAGCTTGTAGAACAAGCCCAGAACCACTTAGGTTAA
- a CDS encoding aspartate kinase yields the protein MARIVKKFGGTSVGDIDRIRNVAKRVAKAVEEGHEVAVVVSAMAGTTNQLVQFCREAAPMHDAREYDTVVAAGEQITAGLLAICLQEMGVPARSFLGWQLPLHTNNVHGAARIEEIETEALEACFEGGRVAVCAGFQGIADDNRIATLGRGGSDTSAVALAAALKADRCDIYTDVDGVYTTDPRIVPKARKLEKVTYEEMLEMASLGAKVLQTRSVALAMTHGVRTQVLSSFEDKPGTLVVSEDEIVEQEVVSGIAYSRGEAKVTIVGLEDRPGQVSHLFAPLAEENLNVDMIVQSASEDGASTDVTFTVPEDDLKRTVKVLEDNKETMKFRDLVYRGNVCKVSVVGVGMRSHAGVAGTMFDTLADKGINIQVISTSEIKISVIIDAEYTELAVRALHTAYGLDKVEE from the coding sequence ATGGCACGTATTGTTAAGAAATTTGGTGGCACATCGGTTGGTGATATTGACCGTATTCGTAATGTGGCAAAACGAGTGGCCAAAGCGGTGGAAGAAGGGCATGAGGTTGCAGTTGTTGTTTCTGCAATGGCTGGTACTACAAACCAGTTGGTGCAGTTCTGCCGAGAAGCAGCTCCTATGCATGATGCACGCGAGTATGACACCGTTGTAGCTGCTGGTGAACAGATCACTGCAGGCCTTCTTGCTATATGCTTACAGGAAATGGGGGTTCCAGCCCGTTCATTCCTTGGGTGGCAGTTACCGCTTCACACCAACAATGTGCATGGTGCCGCCCGGATTGAAGAAATTGAAACCGAAGCGCTTGAAGCCTGTTTTGAAGGCGGCCGGGTGGCCGTTTGTGCCGGTTTCCAAGGGATTGCTGATGATAACCGTATCGCGACCTTGGGGCGTGGCGGCAGTGATACATCAGCAGTGGCGCTCGCAGCTGCTCTTAAAGCAGACCGCTGTGATATTTATACAGATGTAGACGGGGTTTATACGACAGACCCACGTATTGTGCCAAAAGCGCGCAAGCTGGAAAAAGTAACTTATGAAGAGATGCTTGAAATGGCGTCTCTTGGAGCCAAAGTATTGCAAACACGTTCTGTTGCGCTTGCCATGACCCACGGTGTGCGCACACAGGTGTTGTCTTCATTTGAAGATAAGCCAGGAACGCTTGTTGTTAGTGAGGATGAAATTGTGGAACAGGAAGTTGTAAGCGGTATTGCCTATTCTAGAGGCGAAGCAAAAGTAACAATCGTTGGCCTTGAGGATCGCCCAGGTCAGGTTTCGCACCTGTTTGCACCGCTCGCGGAAGAAAACCTGAATGTGGATATGATCGTACAGAGTGCTTCTGAAGATGGTGCTTCAACAGACGTTACTTTCACAGTTCCAGAGGATGATCTGAAGCGTACGGTTAAGGTTCTTGAAGATAATAAAGAGACAATGAAGTTCCGCGACCTTGTATATCGCGGCAATGTGTGCAAGGTATCTGTCGTTGGTGTCGGCATGCGTAGCCATGCAGGTGTTGCGGGTACAATGTTTGATACACTCGCTGACAAAGGCATCAACATTCAGGTGATTTCAACATCTGAAATTAAGATTAGTGTAATTATTGACGCTGAATATACGGAGCTTGCTGTACGTGCACTCCATACCGCATACGGTTTGGATAAAGTAGAAGAATAG